Genomic window (Bacillus vallismortis):
GGTAAGAATGTCCATCCACCGGGCCTAAATACGTAAAACCAAGCTCTTCAAAAAACATGCCCGAGACAAGCATGTATTTCAGGCTGTCTTTCACGCGTTCCGCCGTGGCGGCAAGTTTGCCCCCAACTGCCGGGATCTTTTTAAACAAGTATTCGAGCTCATCTTTCACCCACTGGTATTTTCCGGCAGTGCGCAGCCGTCCGAGCATAGAATGAATGGCTCCGACATTCGGGGCAATACTCATTTCATTATCATTTAGGATGACAATCATGTCTTTTTTCTCGTCGCCGATGTGGTTCAGCGCTTCGAGCGCCATTCCGCCTGTCAGCGCACCGTCACCGATGATCGGAATAATAAATTCATCGGTTCCTTTTATATCACGCGCGGCTGCCATTCCCATCGCACCTGACAGAGAGGTTGAGCTATGCCCTGTTTCCCAAACATCATGCTCGCTTTCACTCCGCTTTGGGAATCCGCAAAGCCCTTTGTACTGGCGAAGCGTCGCAAATTCTTTTCCGCGTCCTGTCAGCAGCTTGTGGACATACGACTGGTGGCCTACGTCCCACAGAAATTTGTCTTTCGGGCTGTTAAATTCCTTATGCAGCGCAACAGTAAGCTCTACGACACCTAAGTTTGGGCCGATATGGCCGCCGGAAGCGGATAACGTTGTAATTAAAAATTGGCGGATTTCATCACTTAATTTTTCTAATTCATCAATGGACTTGTTTTTTAAAAATGACGGGTCCTGTATTGATAAAAGATCCAAAGCGGATCAACTCACTTTCAGCATGAATTTCTGCAATGATACATGTCTTCCGCATGCCGAGCTGGACAATGGCCAGTTCTCAGACATAAAAAAAGACAAACGGGCTTTTCTCTTTCATTTTTCATATAAACTGCTTACATTTTACCATATCTCGTGCAGCCGCTTCAAATTAGGATCGGTTTAGTGATCTCTAGCCGCAATTAAATCACAAAGCTCATATAAAAGCTCTTTTTGAAGAGAGAGTCCGCCGATCAAACGCTTCGCCTCTTTTATGTGAACATCCAATTTATGTTTGGCCCCTTCCAGTGACAGAAGGGACGGGTAAGTCGATTTGTCGTTTGTTGTATCCGAGCCGACACGTTTGCCGATTTTCTCTTCACTGCCTTCTAAATCTAAAATATCGTCTCTGATTTGAAAACCAATTCCAATATGGCTGCTGAAGGTACGCAGTGTTTCAATGTCTTCTTCAGGCGCATCCGCCAAAATAGCACCGGCGGTAACGCAAAAACCGAGAAGCTTAGCGGTTTTCCGTTCATGAATGGATTCAAGTTCTTCAAGCGTGACCTGGCGGTTCTCCGCTTCCATATCAGCTACTTGTCCACCGACCATGCCTTCAGTGCCTGCCGCTGAAATCAGTTCATTCACAAGCCGAAGGCGCTTTTCTGCTGACACCCCGTCCGACAAGTGGGAGGTGATCAGCTTAAAGCTTTCCGTGAGCAGCCCGTCACCCGCTAATACTGCTGTCGCTTCACCGAACACTTTATGGTTTGTCGGCTTCCCGCGGCGTAAATCATCATCATCCATACAAGGAAGGTCGTCGTGAATTAACGAATACGTGTGAATCATTTCGACAGCACACCCCACCGGAATGCCGTCCTTTTCACTTTTCCCATATGCGTTTAAAACGGCCAGTACAATGAGAGGACGCAGCCGCTTTCCGCCAGCCTCAAGGGAATACAGCATAGACTTTTTTAATGAATCCGGCATATCGAGCTTTTCTGTATAGACAGAAAGCTGATTTTCAATCGTTTTTTTCCGCTCCGCCAGAAAAGCCGTTAATTTATTTGTCACCTTCGTCTTCCTCCTGAACACTAAAAGGTGCCAGTTCGCCGTCTTCTTTTAAAATGAAGTCCATTTGTTTTTCGACTTTTTGCAGCTTTTCGTGGCACATTTTTGAAAGAGCCATGCCTTCTTGGAAATAGTTAATCGCTTGCTCTAAAGGCACATCGCCCTCTTCAAGCTTTGATACAATGCTCTCAAGCCCTTTCATCGCTTCTTCAAATGTCATGTTTTCATTTTTTTTCACGTCTGTCATTTTTCTTCCCCTCTCTTTTCTAATACTTCACAGGTCAGCACGCCATCCTTCAGCTTGACTTCAAGCTGGTCCTTCTCTTCTATCTGACTGACACTTTTAATGAGTTCGTCTTCTTTATAAGCCAAGCTGTATCCTCTTTCCATCACTTGAAGAGGGCTCAACGCATTCAGCTTGCCAAGAACCGTCTGAAATTGGGAATGCAGCTGTTTCATTTGGATAGTCATATTTTTTCTCAGCTGATTTGTCTGTTCCTCATATCGTGTTCTCGCTTGCTTCAGCTGTTCATGAGGGTGCAGCGCTTCTAATCTGTACGTTTCACGCTCCAGCTGTCTGCTTTTTCGATCTAAAAGAGCGGTTAACTGTGATTGAAACTGCTGATAGGCAAGGTCAAACTGCTGCTCTTTTTGGGCATACAACCGCTTTGGAAAACGAAAGGCATACGAGGATTGCAGCGTTTGAATCCGTTCTTTTTTCTGGCCGAGATGCTGTTGCATTGCTCTTGTCATTCTAACTTCCGCTGTTTTTGTCCGTTCGATTAATTCAGTTGTATGCGGTACGGCAATCTCAGCTGCTCCTGTCGGCGTCGCGGCTCTGATATCAGCGACAAAATCACTGATCGTAAAGTCCGTTTCATGCCCGACTGCCGATATAACCGGAATGTTAGAAGCAAAGATCGCGCGTGCTACAATTTCTTCATTAAATGCCCACAGTTCTTCTATCGAACCGCCGCCTCTCCCAACAATTAATACGTCGCAAACCTCTTTTTCATTTGCCTCTTCAATGCGCGTAACGATGGATCTGCTCGCATTTTCGCCTTGTACGAGCGCTGGAAGAACAATGACTTTGACAAGGGGATATCTTCTTTTTAGAGTTGTAATGACGTCTCTGACAGCGGCACCCGTTGGAGATGTCACAACCCCGATTGTGGCTGGAAATGCGGGGATTTGTTTTTTGTAGCGGTCGTCAAATAAACCTTCTCCGGCAAGCTTCTTTTTTAATTCTTCGTACGCTAAATAAAGCGCTCCGACCCCGTCAGGCTGCATTTCTTTGGCATATAATTGGTAGTTTCCGCTCGGTTCATATACGGAAATTCCCCCTCTGACCAGCACTTTCATGCCGTTTTCAGGTTTAAACGGCAGACGCTCGCTTTGTCTTGCAAACATCACCGACTGCATTCTGGCGTTTTCGTCTTTCAATGTGAAATAAATGTGGCCTCTTGTATGTATTTTTACATTCGATAATTCGCCTTTAATCCAAATATTTTCAAGGTGAGGATCTACATCGAATTTTCGTTTTATATACTTTGTCAGCGCTGAGACGGTAACATACGCTGTTTCACCCATGTCTCAAACTCCTCTCATAAGCATTCCTGCACCATAACTAAAGAAAACCCGCCCTGGCTGTAGGAGCCTGAAGAAGCGGGTATCGTGCTCATATTCACGGCGGGCAAAATCTCCCGCCTGTGAACATCTCCAATTATCTATGATAACGTACGTTTCGCAGATTTAACAGTATTATGCGCAAGCATCGTGATAGTCATTGGACCAACTCCGCCAGGGACTGGCGTGATGAAGGACGCTTTTTCCTTTGCTCCTTCAAATTCAACGTCTCCGCAAAGCTTTCCGCTTTCCAGTCGGTTAACGCCGACGTCAATCACAACAGCGCCCTCTTTGATCTGATCTGCATTGATGAAATTGGCTCTGCCGACTGCCACCACCAGGATGTCCGCTTTTTTCGTATGTTCGGTTATATTTTCTGTTCTTGAATGACAGTAAGTAACCGTCGCGTTCTCATTTAATAAAAGCTGGCCGACAGGTTTGCCGACAATATTGCTTCGGCCGACTACAACAACCTCTTTACCGGAAAGGTCGATATTGGTTTTCTTCAAAAGCTCAACAATTCCGTGAGGCGTGCAAGGAAGAAACGTATCTTCGCCAAGCAGCATTTTCCCTACGTTTAACGGATGAAAACCGTCTACATCTTTATCAGGAGAGATACGTTCGATCACCGCTTTTTCAGAAATATGGTCTGGAAGCGGGAGCTGAACGAGGATGCCGTGAAACTCAGGGTCTTGATTGTATTGATCGATAATGGAAAGCAGTTCCGTTTCTGTTAGACTGCTGTCGAATTGATCGAGCTTGAAATTCATTCCCATAGTTTCAGCCGCTTTTTTCTTTCCTCGCACGTAAGAGTGAGAAGCAGGATCATCTCCAATCAAAATAACCGCGAGCCCGGGAGTGACGCCTTGCTTTTTAAGCTCTTCTACCTCTTTTGCCAATTGTTCGCGTTTTTCTCTAGCCGTTTCTTTTCCGTCGATGATTGTTGCAGTCATTTTCTTTCCTCCTATGATTGTTCAATATCAGATTTAATGTTAGAAAGAACCCCGTTTACAAACTTTGTCGCTTTGTCATCACCAAACCGTTTTGCCAGCTCAATCGCTTCGTTCATAGAGACATTCACCGGAATGTCTTCGGCATACGCCATTTCATATGCTCCCAGACGCAAAATCGCGCGGTCAACATTGGCAATCCGATCGAGCTTCCAATTCACCAGATGATTGGAGATCATTTCATCAAGCTGGACTTGGTGTTCCAATACCCCGTGTACAAGCTGTTCAAAGAAAGGATCTGTTTTTTCTTCATCCAATGCGTGTTCTATGGCTTCATTCACTGCAATATCGCTGACATCAATTTGAAATAGTGCCTGCAAAGCTTTTTCTCTTGCTGTTCTTCTTTTCATTTTCTTTCTCCTTTGATCCTCTTTATCCGCTTGTCGTTAAGCCATAAAGAGATCATAACATATTTTTTTCGTATCCGCATATTGAAATCAAGGTTTTTTCACCCTATTACCGAATATTTTCACACACCTTGATATGATCATTCGGATTTCACGATCATGAAGAAACTCGGCTGCCTTGAGCCGGCTTTCTTCATGCTTTGAAATAAGGGGTAACGTGTAAAAAAACCAAAGGGCCGCCCTCCCCTTGGTTTCTTGTTAAGCCATTTACATTTCTTCGTCGATTTGGACTTCCTGGGCTTTTGTGTCAAATTGAATGCCGACGATATGAATATTGATCTCGTTAATCGAAAGAGACGTCATATTTAATAAGGTTTGACGAATGTTTTCCTGAACGGACGCTGCAACTTTCGGAATCGAAACGCCGAATGTAACGACGCAGTATACATCGATCGTAATGCCGTCATCCGCCAGGTCGACTTTGACACCTTTGCCATGATTTACTTTACCGAAGCGTTCGACGACACCTGTCGCAAAGTTTCCGCGCATTTCGGCAACACCGTCAACTTCTGAAGCTGCTATGCCGGCAATGACCTCGATGACTTCCGGTGCAATCTCAACCTTACCTAAATGCGTATCTTCTTGATTCATTTTAAGCAAGCTGTTGTCTTTCATTCAATTCACCTCCGTAAAAATTATGAGCCCATTACATCATATGTTTCTAAAAATTTCGTATTAAACTCTCCGCCAACAAATGTTTCATGTTCAAGCAGTTTTAAGTGGAATGGGATTGTTGTCTCAATGCCTTCAATGACGAATTCGCTCAATGCGCGCTTCATGCGGGCAATCGCTTCATCTCTCGTTTTTCCGTATGTGATCACTTTTGCAATCATGCTGTCATAGTACGGAGGAATGGAATAGCCCGGGTAAGCAGCTGAATCTACACGGACACCAAGACCGCCCGGAGGCAGGTACATTTTAATTTCACCAGGAGACGGCATGAAATTTTTACTTGGATTTTCTGCGTTGATTCGGCATTCGATCGCCCAGCCTTGGAATTCGACATCTTCTTGGTTAAGGCTCAGTTCCATTCCTGATGCCACTTTAATTTGTTCCTTAATCAGATCTGTTCCCGTCACCATTTCTGTGACTGGGTGCTCCACCTGGATTCTCGTGTTCATTTCCATAAAGTAGTAGCGCTGTTCGTTGTAGTCATAAATAAATTCAACTGTTCCCGCGCCTGAATAGCCAACTGCTTTTGCAGCCTTAACCGCTGCATCTCCCATCTGCTCCCTGATTTCTGAATCAAGCGCCGGAGATGGTGTTTCTTCCAAAAGCTTTTGCAGGCGTCTTTGAATCGAGCAGTCGCGTTCACCTAAATGGATGGTATTTCCGTGGTTATCGGCAAGCACTTGGATCTCAACGTGACGAAAATCTTCTATGTATTTTTCGATGTAAACACCTGGATTTCCGAATGCTGTTGCAGCTTCCTGCTGTGTAATCTTAATGCCTTTGATCAGTTCCTCTTCGGTGCGGGCAACCCTGATTCCTTTTCCGCCTCCGCCTGCGGTGGCTTTTATAATTACAGGATACCCAATTTCATTAGCAAGTGAAACCGCTTCTTCCACATTTTCTATAATTCCTTGCGAACCCGGCACGATCGGCACGCCGGCCTGTTTCATCGTTTCCCTCGCAACGTCTTTTGTTCCCATTTTTGAAATGGCGTCAGCGCTCGGACCGACAAATGTGACGTTAACTTCTTCACATAATTCCGCGAAATCTGCATTTTCAGCTAAAAATCCATATCCCGGATGAATAGCATCCGTTCCTGTCAACTTCGCAACACTCACAATATTTGTAACATTTAAATAGCTGTCTTTTGATGCTTTCGGCCCGATACAAAAAGCTTCATCAGCCATTTGAACATGAAGGGCATCTTTATCAGCTTCTGAATAAACAGCGACAGTCTCAACTCCGAGCTCTTTGCAGGCTCTGATGATTCTGACAGCAATTTCTCCTCTGTTGGCGATCAATAGCTTTTTAATCATGTTAAGTCTCCTTACTCTGCTTTCACAAGAAATAGAGGTTGTCCGTATTCGACCAGCTGGCCGTTTTCTACTAACACTTCAACGATTTCACCTTTTACTTCCGCTTCAATTTCGTTGAAAAGCTTCATCGCTTCTACAATGCAGACAACTGTGTTTTCATTTACTTTTGAACCGGCTGTTACATATGGGCCAGCTTCAGGTGATGAAGACGCATAAAACGTTCCTACCATTGGTGAAGTGATTTTATGCAGATTCTCATCTTGCTTCGGTGCTTCTTGGGCAGGTGCCGACGCTGCTTGCTGCGCTTGCGGCTGAACTGCCTGCGGAGCCTGTGCCTGCACTGGTGCTGCCGGCGCCTGCTGCATCACTTGAACAGTGCCTGCTTCATGTTTTTTCAGTTTTAAGGATACACCTTCATTTTCATATACGAATTCATCAATTGCAGACTCGTCAATTGCTTTAATCAGCTCGTGGATTTCTTTAATATTTAACATTCAATCGCACTCCTATGTATAAAATGTCTTTTTTTATAGGTTACTACTAAAAGTACATACTATGTTTATCTTACAGGAGCGGACTTTTGAATTCAACTCTAATATGATTGGCACACAAAAAGCCCGCTGCTTAAGCGGGCGTATTTTTCCTCTTATTTACTTGGATGGCTCAAATGTGACAGCGACGTCTTTCATTGTTTTGATTTCTTTTGCCACAAGGTCTATGATGGCTGTCGCCTTAGATTTAGAATGTTTGTCTGATTTGACTGTAATGTTGATTTTGTCTCCTTCAGCATTGACGAGCGCGTCTTTGTAGCCTTGTGTTTTAATAAGGGTTTCCAGCTGTTTTTCTGTTCCTTCCACTTCACTGAGAGCCGTCATTTTATCATATGCTTCGCTCTTTTCCTTTGCTGTCGCATCATCGCTTGACACTATGGCATTCAGCTCTTCTCTTTCTTTGCTTCTGGCATCTTCTAAATCTAGACGGTATGTTGTAAACAAATCATCATCGGCTGTTTCTGTTACCACAGTTCCTTTTTCACTGGCTTCAGCGGATGTTTCCTTGTCTGCTGATGAATCTTTCGTGCCCTTTGTTCCATCTTCTTTTTCCGTTTCTGTTTCAGTTTCCGGACCGCTTTTTTCCTTCGTGTCTTGCTTGGCAGGCGCTTTTTCAGTTGCGACCTCTCCTGAGTCAGACGCATTTTTTTCACTTTTCATTTGCACGGCATTTTTGCTTTCCGGAGACATGATATAGTAGACGCTTAACACCACGACAAGACTGAGCATTGTTAATAGCCAAACGGTTTGTTTTTTGAGCATTTATGAATCCTCCTTTATTTTTTTAGGGGCAACCGCAACCCGGTGGCTTGGAACATCCAGGACCCGTGTCACCGCTTCAATAATCGTTTGTTTTATTTGAACGTTGTCCACTCCTTGAGCAACAACGAGTACACCGCGTATATCAGGTTTTTTCGTTTGGACGACGACGGGTGTTTCTTTATCGCCGTTTTTGATCATCACAATTTCTTCTTCCGATGTCTGGTCTGTGACGCTTCTTGTCCCGCCCTCTTTGTCTGTTTCTTCAGTGGTTGTATTTTTGTTTGATTTGTTTTTTTCATATACTTTCAGCGACGTTGCATCAACATTCACGACAACCGAGACATCGTCTACACCTATGATCGTTTCAAGAATTTCTTTCAGCTGATTTTCGTATTCTTTTTCATAATCATCGATCGAGTTTTTAGGTTCATCAGATTTTGAGGCTTTAAACACTTCGGCTGTTTTCCCTTTGCCGGCTGCGGTATCCTGTGATGATACCGCCGTTATCGGTTTGGCGTTTTCCGTTTTCTCCGGCGATGAAAACAGATGGCTGACGAGCATGAAGGAAACTCCGAGAACAAAAACGAACAGAAAGTAATGATATTTGGTCAACTTCGGCTTTTCGCCGTGCTTCGTTTGCCCCGGAAGAAACTGCTTTTTCAATACATTCCATAATCCGTTTTTATTCATTGCCGACACTCTCCCCGCCTTCCATTTGAACCGTAATTTTCTCACTTTCGATCTCCCAAATGTCCGCAAGCTGTGACTGGATCTGTTTTGCTTCTTTTTGTTCGGCTGCTTCTTTTGTTGCATACGCATCATCTGTGTCAATGCGAACCGGCGCGACCGTTTGGACCGTGTTTTCAGAAGACGGGGCCATATACACGCTGATTGTTTTAATATCCTCTTCTGAATCTACCTTTTCTCCTGCCGTGAGTTTGATGTGGTCTACTTTGTATTCATCATGACTGAATCTCTCCTCCGCTTTCTTTTTTAGTTGGACAGCCATTTCTTCTAAAATATATGCACGCTGGGAAGCTTGTATTTCTATTTTTTTTGAATTGATTTGATTTTTTATGTCGGCAGACTCTGACTGCCTGTTTTTTGTGAGGTATTCAAAGATGACTTCAGGATCTGTGTTGAAAAGCTTGAAAATCGGTGTAAGCATGACGACAATCAAGAGCAGGCTGACCACCATTTTTGCGTACTTTTGCATGCTGGAGCTCGGCAGCAGCATATCAATCACAATGGCAAATAGGATAAACAACACGATGGTGGTAAGCCATTCAGTTAGAAAACTCATCCGCCAGCCTCCTTTATTTCATCATCATCGTGAGGTTTCCGGCTGTGATGATGACGGTAAGGCTTAAAAAAAACATGAGGGACACAATGGCGAGAGCTGCAAAAATATAAATGACGCTTTTGCTGATGACATCGAGGCAAGTAATGACGGGTCCGCCTCCAAGCGGCTGAAGAATCGCGGCTGCCAGCTTATAAATAAAAGCGAGGGAAAGCACTTTGATTGCCGGAAAGGCCGCGATACAGATTAAAATAGCAACACCGAGAATCCCTACGGTATTTTTCAGCAATAAGGAAGCGCTGATCACTGTATCTGTCGCGTCTGTAAACATTCGGCCAAGAACGGGAATAAAGTTTCCGGTTATAAATTTAGCCGTTCTGAGCGTAATGCCGTCTGTCACTGCAGCTGAGGCTCCCTGAACAGAAATAACACCGAGAAAGATGGTGAGAAACACAGCCAGTGCTCCGATGGCGATATTCCTGAGCAGGTTGGCCAGCTGCGTTACTTTGTATTGTTCAGTCATAGTGCTGACAATGCTTAGAATCGCTGATAAGAAAATCAGCGGCATGACGATATTCTGAATTAATAGACCGCTCGTATTCATCAGAAAGAGGATAACAGGATGAAAGAAAGCTGCAGATACAGCTCCGCCTGAGGAAGCCAAAAGCGCCAAGAGGAGCGGAATGAGCGCCAATATAAAGCTAGTCATCGTCTGAATGGCCTCCGTCGCATAATTGATTGCCACATGAAAACTGTTCAGCGCAAGAATAATCAACACCATATACACAATTGAATAGGCGACCTTGCTGACGGTGCTTTTCTGAAACGCATTTTGCAGAAGCTGCAGGATGACGCAAAAAATGGTGAGTAAAATTAATGTGCCCAGCAGCTTGCCGTTGGCTAGCACTTCATGAAACAAATAAGAAAAGAGAGCTTTCAGCCATTCTTGCGGTGAAAATGATTTATCGCCATTGATAAACTCAATTAAGCTGCCTTTTTGGCTTTCCGGCAGCAGTCCGCCATATTCTGTCATAATGTCATTCCAAAATTCACCGATCTTGTCTGTTTCAAGTGAGGCCGCTGTTCTTTCCGCTAATTGCTCAGCCGTTTCAGCATGTTCATCCGCTTGTTCGGCATCACCGGCTGCTTGTACCAATTCTGCACGGCCTGCTATGATCAGCACGGCCAGAACTAAAGCCCAGTGGAAACGCTTCAATCTACCGCCTCCCTTCGGTTATGACATAGAAGGTATAAGTCCGAGAATCGTTTCAATAATGACTGTTAAAATAGGCACAGCCATAACAAGAATTAAAATTTTCCCCGCCAATTCTATTTTCGAGGCGATGGCCCCTTGACCGGCATCTTTTGTAAGCTGCGCCCCGAATTCAGCGATATAGGCGATTCCGATAATCTTTAAAATGGTTTCAACATAGACCATGTTGACGTTTGCGTTAATTGCAATTTTTTCTATCATTCGAATAATGTCGTAGATTTGGTCTACCAAATAAAGAAAAATGGCACAGCCTGCAAACACGACGATTAAAAACGCAAAAGTCGGCTTTTGTTCTTTAACAATTAAAGAAAGGAAGGTGGCGATCAGCCCTAAACCTACAATTTGAACAATGTCAATCTGCAAGCCCCCCTATCCTTGGAATAAAAACACAGCTTTTATCTTTTTAAATAGGTCGTCTACAATTGTGGCGACCATAAATAAAATATAGATAAAACCTAACAGCGTCACCCACTGGGCATATTCTTTTTTGCCCATCTGATCCAAAATCGTGTGTAAAAAAGCCACCACGATTCCCACTCCGGCGATTTGAAATATCACGTTCACGTCTACTCCCATTTTATTTTTGCTCCCCTCACGTTTACATCAATAGAAGAATGAGTAACAAGCCCGCTAAAAAGCCTAAACTTTTTATCATCTTTTCATTTTTCGCCTGTGCCTGCTCAGCATCCGCTTCCGAGGCTTCCAAGTGTGTAAGCGCCAGCTTGATGTGCTTTTGCTGCGAGATTCGGTCATGAATCCCGAGCGTCTCGCCAAATTGCTTCAGCACTTCATATTCGCTTTTTTTCAAAGACATGGTGTCCCACACCTTCTTTAAGCTTTGCTCCCACGCGGTTTTTGCGGAATCGCTGCCCTTGTCCAGCTGATTACTGAATGTGGTAAAAAGAGCCGAAACAGGCTGTGCCAGCTGCTTGGCAATCTGCTGTGAAGCGATATGAAGCGGTGTATGGCCGTACATGATTTCAGCCTCGAGGGATTGGAGCGCCGCACGCAGCTGGCGGATTTGCCGCGGTCGTTCCGTATAAACTTTCGCCATCTCAAAACCTGTCCATGTTGTCGCCACCACAATGAATACAGCACCCAGCAGCTTCAGCATGTCTTCACGCCCATCGTCCCAGACAGCACATTTCCATCTTTGTCATAAATGCGGCT
Coding sequences:
- the spoIIIAE gene encoding stage III sporulation protein AE, which produces MKRFHWALVLAVLIIAGRAELVQAAGDAEQADEHAETAEQLAERTAASLETDKIGEFWNDIMTEYGGLLPESQKGSLIEFINGDKSFSPQEWLKALFSYLFHEVLANGKLLGTLILLTIFCVILQLLQNAFQKSTVSKVAYSIVYMVLIILALNSFHVAINYATEAIQTMTSFILALIPLLLALLASSGGAVSAAFFHPVILFLMNTSGLLIQNIVMPLIFLSAILSIVSTMTEQYKVTQLANLLRNIAIGALAVFLTIFLGVISVQGASAAVTDGITLRTAKFITGNFIPVLGRMFTDATDTVISASLLLKNTVGILGVAILICIAAFPAIKVLSLAFIYKLAAAILQPLGGGPVITCLDVISKSVIYIFAALAIVSLMFFLSLTVIITAGNLTMMMK
- the accB gene encoding acetyl-CoA carboxylase biotin carboxyl carrier protein; the encoded protein is MLNIKEIHELIKAIDESAIDEFVYENEGVSLKLKKHEAGTVQVMQQAPAAPVQAQAPQAVQPQAQQAASAPAQEAPKQDENLHKITSPMVGTFYASSSPEAGPYVTAGSKVNENTVVCIVEAMKLFNEIEAEVKGEIVEVLVENGQLVEYGQPLFLVKAE
- the folD gene encoding bifunctional methylenetetrahydrofolate dehydrogenase/methenyltetrahydrofolate cyclohydrolase FolD, which translates into the protein MTATIIDGKETAREKREQLAKEVEELKKQGVTPGLAVILIGDDPASHSYVRGKKKAAETMGMNFKLDQFDSSLTETELLSIIDQYNQDPEFHGILVQLPLPDHISEKAVIERISPDKDVDGFHPLNVGKMLLGEDTFLPCTPHGIVELLKKTNIDLSGKEVVVVGRSNIVGKPVGQLLLNENATVTYCHSRTENITEHTKKADILVVAVGRANFINADQIKEGAVVIDVGVNRLESGKLCGDVEFEGAKEKASFITPVPGGVGPMTITMLAHNTVKSAKRTLS
- the accC gene encoding acetyl-CoA carboxylase biotin carboxylase subunit; the protein is MIKKLLIANRGEIAVRIIRACKELGVETVAVYSEADKDALHVQMADEAFCIGPKASKDSYLNVTNIVSVAKLTGTDAIHPGYGFLAENADFAELCEEVNVTFVGPSADAISKMGTKDVARETMKQAGVPIVPGSQGIIENVEEAVSLANEIGYPVIIKATAGGGGKGIRVARTEEELIKGIKITQQEAATAFGNPGVYIEKYIEDFRHVEIQVLADNHGNTIHLGERDCSIQRRLQKLLEETPSPALDSEIREQMGDAAVKAAKAVGYSGAGTVEFIYDYNEQRYYFMEMNTRIQVEHPVTEMVTGTDLIKEQIKVASGMELSLNQEDVEFQGWAIECRINAENPSKNFMPSPGEIKMYLPPGGLGVRVDSAAYPGYSIPPYYDSMIAKVITYGKTRDEAIARMKRALSEFVIEGIETTIPFHLKLLEHETFVGGEFNTKFLETYDVMGS
- the xseA gene encoding exodeoxyribonuclease VII large subunit, with the translated sequence MGETAYVTVSALTKYIKRKFDVDPHLENIWIKGELSNVKIHTRGHIYFTLKDENARMQSVMFARQSERLPFKPENGMKVLVRGGISVYEPSGNYQLYAKEMQPDGVGALYLAYEELKKKLAGEGLFDDRYKKQIPAFPATIGVVTSPTGAAVRDVITTLKRRYPLVKVIVLPALVQGENASRSIVTRIEEANEKEVCDVLIVGRGGGSIEELWAFNEEIVARAIFASNIPVISAVGHETDFTISDFVADIRAATPTGAAEIAVPHTTELIERTKTAEVRMTRAMQQHLGQKKERIQTLQSSYAFRFPKRLYAQKEQQFDLAYQQFQSQLTALLDRKSRQLERETYRLEALHPHEQLKQARTRYEEQTNQLRKNMTIQMKQLHSQFQTVLGKLNALSPLQVMERGYSLAYKEDELIKSVSQIEEKDQLEVKLKDGVLTCEVLEKRGEEK
- the spoIIIAF gene encoding stage III sporulation protein AF translates to MSFLTEWLTTIVLFILFAIVIDMLLPSSSMQKYAKMVVSLLLIVVMLTPIFKLFNTDPEVIFEYLTKNRQSESADIKNQINSKKIEIQASQRAYILEEMAVQLKKKAEERFSHDEYKVDHIKLTAGEKVDSEEDIKTISVYMAPSSENTVQTVAPVRIDTDDAYATKEAAEQKEAKQIQSQLADIWEIESEKITVQMEGGESVGNE
- the yqhY gene encoding fatty acid biosynthesis protein YqhY; the encoded protein is MKDNSLLKMNQEDTHLGKVEIAPEVIEVIAGIAASEVDGVAEMRGNFATGVVERFGKVNHGKGVKVDLADDGITIDVYCVVTFGVSIPKVAASVQENIRQTLLNMTSLSINEINIHIVGIQFDTKAQEVQIDEEM
- the spoIIIAH gene encoding stage III sporulation ratchet engulfment protein SpoIIIAH → MLKKQTVWLLTMLSLVVVLSVYYIMSPESKNAVQMKSEKNASDSGEVATEKAPAKQDTKEKSGPETETETEKEDGTKGTKDSSADKETSAEASEKGTVVTETADDDLFTTYRLDLEDARSKEREELNAIVSSDDATAKEKSEAYDKMTALSEVEGTEKQLETLIKTQGYKDALVNAEGDKINITVKSDKHSKSKATAIIDLVAKEIKTMKDVAVTFEPSK
- a CDS encoding polyprenyl synthetase family protein; this encodes MTNKLTAFLAERKKTIENQLSVYTEKLDMPDSLKKSMLYSLEAGGKRLRPLIVLAVLNAYGKSEKDGIPVGCAVEMIHTYSLIHDDLPCMDDDDLRRGKPTNHKVFGEATAVLAGDGLLTESFKLITSHLSDGVSAEKRLRLVNELISAAGTEGMVGGQVADMEAENRQVTLEELESIHERKTAKLLGFCVTAGAILADAPEEDIETLRTFSSHIGIGFQIRDDILDLEGSEEKIGKRVGSDTTNDKSTYPSLLSLEGAKHKLDVHIKEAKRLIGGLSLQKELLYELCDLIAARDH
- a CDS encoding exodeoxyribonuclease VII small subunit, which translates into the protein MTDVKKNENMTFEEAMKGLESIVSKLEEGDVPLEQAINYFQEGMALSKMCHEKLQKVEKQMDFILKEDGELAPFSVQEEDEGDK
- the spoIIIAG gene encoding stage III sporulation protein AG, with product MNKNGLWNVLKKQFLPGQTKHGEKPKLTKYHYFLFVFVLGVSFMLVSHLFSSPEKTENAKPITAVSSQDTAAGKGKTAEVFKASKSDEPKNSIDDYEKEYENQLKEILETIIGVDDVSVVVNVDATSLKVYEKNKSNKNTTTEETDKEGGTRSVTDQTSEEEIVMIKNGDKETPVVVQTKKPDIRGVLVVAQGVDNVQIKQTIIEAVTRVLDVPSHRVAVAPKKIKEDS
- the nusB gene encoding transcription antitermination factor NusB, producing MKRRTAREKALQALFQIDVSDIAVNEAIEHALDEEKTDPFFEQLVHGVLEHQVQLDEMISNHLVNWKLDRIANVDRAILRLGAYEMAYAEDIPVNVSMNEAIELAKRFGDDKATKFVNGVLSNIKSDIEQS